The Blastocatellia bacterium genomic sequence TGATGGAGCAACCGTCGTCCACGCGCTGATAAAGGTTTTTCATCACATCGTCTGTTGGGCATGATTGGCGGTTGTGGTGGTAACAAGAACCGCTCGATGCATGATTCGTGTCGAAAATAGCTGGGGCTAATGGCCCGGCAGCGGGTGATATAGCACAGGACAGTTGTTTGAACTTCATGACAGTGAAAAAACAACTGGCCTCGCAAGTCCATTATGATCAAGGCCTCCCCCACGTCGCTTGAATGAAGAGCCGGTCTGGGCACGCCGTTTGCTCATGGGGCAGCCAGACAACGCTACTGATTCATGTTCATGTCAGGGGGCGCTATGGTGAAATCAACGATAACGTCAAAGAGACGCATAAGAGGACTTACTCGACGGGAGTTTGAGGCAGCGCAGCGACGTGCCTGCGATATATCCCGGCGAGATTTTCTACAAGGAGTTGGATTGGCCGGCGTGGGGCTGATGCTGCGGTATGCCGCGCCGTCGCTAGCTCAGACCACGTCTTCGGTCACGTATCGTCAGTTTGAGGACGTCTACCGCAAAAAATGGACGTGGGACAAAGTGGTCTATGGCACGCATGGCACTAACTGCGCGGGCGCATGCGCCTTCAAGGTCTATGTGAAAAATGGCGTCGTCTGGCGCGAGGAACAGCAGGCTGAATATGGCGCATCGGGCGACGCGCCGGATTACAATCCGCGCGGCTGCCAGAAAGGGTTGTGTCACTCCTCGTACATGTACGGGAAGCAGCGCATTCTCTATCCGATGAAGCGGGTTGGTCGTCGTGGTGAAGGGAAGTGGCAACGGATCAGTTGGGCGCAAGCTTGCCGCGAAATTGCTGACCGTTTCATTGATGTCTGCATGCAGTACGGGCCGGACTCTATCGGCATGGGCAGCGGCACACAGATGGTCATCAAATTCGGCACATTGGCGGCCTTCTCGCGCTTCGCAGCCGTCACGGGGATTTCGGTGCCGGAATACTACTCGGGCGTGGGTGATCTTCCCACAGGCGCGTACATGACGTTGGGCACGCCGACCGTCGGAGATACGATCGCGTCAGTGTTCAAATCGAAATACATTCTCATCTGGGCTACCAATCCGGCAGCGACTCGCCTGCCCGACGCGCACTTCTTCTGGGAAGCCAAGTATAATGGCGCGCAAGTGATCGCCATCTGTCCTGAATTTAATGCAACCGCGATGCACGCTAGCCGATGGCTCAATCCCAAGCCGGGCACAGACCTGGCGTTGGTGATGGCAATGATCCATACGATCATTGAAGAAAAAGCCTATCAGCGCGATTACCTGCTCGAGCAAACCGATTTGCCATTTCTCGTACGGACTGATAACCACAAGTTTCTCCGCCAGTCCGATTTTTCCGCCGATGGTCGGCCTGACGTGTTTTACGTCTGGGATGAGCGAACCGGCCAACCGGTCAAAGCGCCGGCCACGGGGCCAGCCGATGAAGCAACGGCCACGTTATTGCTTGGTGACATCCGCCCCAGCTTAGAAGGCCGATGGAACGTACAGACGCTGGATGGGCCTGTGGAGGTCACGACGGTCTTTGAGATCGTTAAACGCAAGGTTGCGGAACAAACTCCTGAATGGGCAGCCGGCATAACCGGCTTGAATGCGCAGGTCATCCGACAGATCGCTCGTGAATTTGCGGCGACCAAGCCAGCCATGATTTATACCGGCTATCAAGCGTGCAAGTGGCTTCACGGCGATCTGATTCACCGCGCCATGATTCTGATGTTGTCACTGACGGGAAACATCGGGTATGAGGGCAGCGGGCTACAAATCCTCAACTCGGTCAAGACGGACGGGCTGTTTGGCTTCGCATTTGCTCAGATTGGTCCCAGTTTTCGCATGTTGTCAGGCACCACGTGGGATTACGAGAAAGGCAATATGAAGCAGCTCAATGAGAAGGTCTATGGCCCGGAGCTGGCTCGCATGATCGAGTCGCACTACCAGACCAGTATTCAACGCAACTGGTTTCCTTCCTATGCGAAGAATGGTTGGAAAATGGGGCTGTTCGCTGGCAATGGCAGTCCAGGGTGGGTTGCTTCGGCAGCCCAATGGCGCGAGCACGCATTTGATAAGCTGGAGACGATTGTGGTGCTGGCGCCCGACATGGGATTCGCAGCACATCATGCCGACTACGTGTTGCCCATTGCCCATCATTATGAACGAGTAGACATGATGTTCCATGCGCGTCTGCCCTACATTCAGGTCCTTGATGCAGCCGTGCCTCCATTGGGCGAATCGGTGGACGATTGGACAGCGATGTATCGGCTTCTAGCAGCGATCAGCGAGCGAGCCAAGAAACGCCGCATTCAACCGATCGAAGATGTAGTTGACGGGCGCACCTTCAAACGCGATTTCACCAAATACCTTGATCTGTACACCATGAACGGAAAGGTCAAGAGCATTCGCGATGTGATTCAATTTGTGCTGGACAAAACGCCGGGGCTGCCCAAGTTGTCTGTGGCCGAACTGGCTGCCAAAGGGATGGTACGCGTCAACGGCTCCGATTCGACGCTGTGGGAGTCGCCCGATTCTCCGTTTCACACGGACATGCCTGACAGCGTTGTACGAAAGCGACCATATAAGACGATGACCCGACGGCAACAATTCTATTTTGACCACGAGTGGTTCATCAAAGCGGATGAGACGGTGCCGACGTACCACGCGCCGCTGCGGCTGGAAGGCTACCCACTGCGATTCATCATGGGGCACGCACGCCATGGCGTTCACACGATGTGGCGAGATCACCCGCTGTTGTTGCAATTGCAACGAGGCGAGCCTGATGTGTACGTCAACGACCAGGACGCCGCGCAACGAGGCGTGGCCGACGGAGATTGGATTCGCGTCTTCAGTCCATCAGGCGAGTTCATCGCCCGTGCGCATCTGAGCAGCGGCATTCAGCCAGGCATGGTCTACATGTATCATGGCTGGGACCCGATGATGTTTCCTACACGACATAATTTCTCCTCTGTCATTTGCACCGCCGGATTGATCAAGCCGACATCGTTGGTTGGCGGTTATGGGCATCTGGGGCATCGTCTGTTGCAGTTTGCGCCGAACCAAACGTATCGGGACTTCACGGTGAATTTTGAGAAGTACGAGCGCCCATCCACCACACGGAGGAAATAGACTATGGAAACAACCTCTGTCGCAGCCGACCTCACCGTGAATGCCTCAGCGCAGCGTGCGACACAAGCTCGCTGCCTGGTGTATGCGCTTTTCTCCCAACTGACCGCTTCACCAAGCGAGACCCATCCATCTGATCGCTGGTCGTCGGTCAACCACTGGACTGACCTGATGATGAAGCTTGGAGCCGAGCTGCCTTACCACGTGGATTTTTCTGAGCTGGGTCGAGCGGCACGCGGGTTGACCGATGCTGAGGCCGAGCAGTTAGCCGACGAATATGCCGCTTTGTTTGAGATCGGTTCTGACGGCCCGCCGGTTCCCATCCGTGAAGGGTTGGCCGAGCAGCACCCTTGGCCCGCCCGCGAGGAAGTTGCGCGATTTTATGACTTCTTCGGATACACGCTGCAGCAGCCATATCAGTGGCAGTTTGACCACTTGGCCGTGCAGCTTGAATTTGTGCATTACCTCATTTACCACGAAGAACACTCAGAGGATGTCGAAGAAGCGCGTTCCTATCAACTCGCTCAGTGCGATTTTGTGCTGCGCCACATTCTGAGCTGGTATGGGCAGTTGCACGATGGCGTGATGCAGCATGCCACCAGCGACTACTACAAAAGCCTATTTGCCGTGTTAGGCCATTTCTTACGGGAGGATTTGGCCTGGCAACAAGCCAGATTACATGGAGGAACCCACCGATGAGTCGTCAGATCGCCATGGTGTTAGATTTGAATAAGTGCATCGGCTGTCAAGCCTGCACAGTCGCCTGCAAATCGCTCTGGACCGATGGAAACGGCCAGCAGACGATGTTCTGGAACAACGTTGAGACGATGCCCGGCCCAGGCTATCCGCGAAACTGGCAGCAACTAGGCGGCGGTTGGGAGGCGGGTGAAGTGAAATTCGGCGATATGCCCTCCAAGGAAGATTATGGTCAGCCGCTCACGCTCAATTACGATGAGGTCTACCGCATGGGCACCGATTCCTATCTGCACGCCAAAGAGACGATGCTCTGGGGACCGAACTGGGATGAGGATACGAGCAGCGGGGTCTATCCGAATAACTACCACTTCTACCTGCCGAGGCTGTGCAATCATTGCACCAACCCGGCATGTTTGGAAGCGTGTCCCGTGAAGGCAATATACAAGCGCGAAGAAGACGGCATCGTCTTGGTGGATCAAACCAAGTGCCGCGGCATGCAATTGTGCGTAGCTGCCTGCCCATACAAGAAAGTTTATTTCAACGAATTTATTGGCAAATCGCAAAAGTGCATCTTTTGTTTCCCGCGCCTGGAACAAGGCGAAGCTCCGGCATGCGCCCGTCAATGCCCCGGCCGATTGCGGTTTGTCGGTTACCTGGATGATGAGGCTGGGCCGATCTATGCCCTCGTCTACAAATGGAAAGTTGCGTTGCCACTGCACGAAGAGTACGGCACACAGCCGAATGTATTTTACGTGCCGCCGCTATTGCCGGATACTTTCGACGAACAGGGCCGATTCAGCGATAAGCCGAGGATCCCACTGGAGTATCTGCGCTCGCTCTTTAGTCCGCGCGTTGATCACGCCCTGGCCACATTGAAAGCCGAGATGAGCAAACGACAACGCGGGGAACCATCAGAGTTGATGGACCTGCTCATTGCTAAGGAGTGGAAATCGCTGTTTCACATTCGGACGGTCAAGCACACGGCATCGTCGTAGTCATACAAATGCCGTTGAAAAACAGCATATTCAGTTGCCCGGGGCTGCTCCCTTAACCACTTTCATGGTTCGGGCGTGCAATAGCACATGGGCGATTCCTGACTTCATCTTGGCCAAAGCGGCGTCGCGCCCTGCGGGCTTGCCGCCGCACTCCAAAACGCATTCTCATCCGCTCCTGACTCTCTCTTGGAGTGCGCCGGCTGAGCCAAGCGCCGACGGCGCTTTCTCCAAATAACCATTTTCATCCTTCGTGGCGTGCGCGAGCATGAGGGCGATTCCGTTGAGAATGTGGCGCAGCCGTTCCGCCTGTGATCCATCCTCATCGTTTCTCCTGCGTCTCTAGGGGCAACATGAAGAAACTCATTTGTTGAGTCTTTGTTCGATTTTCGCCCACGAATCGCGCAGCGGGACCGTTCGATTAAACACCAGCTTGTCAGCCGTCGAATCAGGATCAACGCAGAAGTACCCTTGTCGCTCAAACTGGTAACGGCTGCCGACGGGCGCGCCGCGGAGCGATGGTTCAACCCAACAATCCGTCAGCACCTCCAATGAGCGAGGATTTAAATTTTGAGTGAACGATTGCCCTTCCGGCACCGCTTCCGGGTCAGGTGTGAGAAACAATCGGTCATACAATCGGACTTCGACTTGCTGCGCGTGCGCTACTGAGACCCAGTGGATCGTGCCTTTGACTTTGCGCCCGTCGGGCGACTGGCCGCCGCGCGATGCCGGATCGTAGGTGCAATGCAATTCGACGACCTGGCCGGTTTCTGGGTCTTTGACGACATCAACGCATCGAATGAAGTAGGCCCACCGCAGCCGGACTTCGCGGCCCGGCGCTAAGCGGAAGAATTCTTTCGGCGGGTCTTCACGGAAATCATCCCGCTCGATGTACAAGACGCGCGAAAACGGCACGCGTCGCGTGCCCATACGCGTCGGACCATCAGGCAAGTATGGGCACTCAAATTCCTCGACTAAGTCTGCCGGATAGTTATCAATCACCACGCGCAACGGGCGCAGCACGCCCATCACGCGCGGCGCGCACGGATTGAGTGCGTCTCGCACGCAATGTTCCAGCAGAGCCACGTCCACGACATTCTCTTTTTTGGCCACACCGATGCGATTGCAAAAATCCCGAATCGCTTCGGGTGGATAGCCACGCCGTCGCATGCCGGAGATGGTTGGCATGCGCGGATCGTCCCAGCCGCGCACGTGTCCTTCCTGCACAAGCTGTAACAGCTTTCGTTTGCTCATCACCGTGTAGCTGAGATTAAGGCGGGCAAACTCGATTTGTTGCGGACGATGCGGCAGATTCAACGCTTCGAGGAACCATTCGTAGAGCGGCCGATGGTCTTCAAATTCGAGCGTGCACAGCGAATGCGTGATGCCTTCGATCGCATCGGATTGACCATGTGCGAAATCATACATCGGGTAGATGCACCATTTGTCACCCGTTCGATGGTGTGACGCATGCAAAATGCGATACATCACGGGGTCGCGCATGTTCAAGTTGCCCGACGCCATGTCAATTTTGGCGCGCAGCACGCGGGCACCATCAGGGAACTCGCCGGCTCGCATCCGTTCAAACAGATCGAGGTTTTCCTCAACCGAACGATTGCGATAAGGACTTTCCCGGCCCGGCTCGGTCAACGTGCCACGATAGGCTCGAATCTCCTCAGCGGAAAGGTCATCCACATAAGCTTTGCCGTCCTTGATCAATTGAATGGCAAATTCGTAAAGCTGCTCGAAGTAGTCCGAGGCGTAATACTCTCGGTCGCCCCAGTCAAAGCCAAGCCAGCGCACGTCTTCCTTGATAGCTTCCACGTATTCGCGTTCTTCCTTAGTCGGATTGGTATCGTCGAACCGAAGATTGCACAGTCCGCCGAATTCTTCAGCCACACCGAAATTCAAGCAGATGGATTTGGCATGGCCGATGTGCAAATAGCCGTTTGGTTCAGGCGGGAATCGCGTGTGAACACGTCCGCCATACTTGCCGCTTTTGATGTCTTCGATGATGATCTGGCGGATAAAATCGGTTGGCGTTGTCTGTTCCTTCGCACTCATAGTCAGTCTCATTCTCCATCAATGGTGTCAAGCCATCGTCATCGTCAACGTAGCGTCGTCAGGCAGGCCGAGCGTTATAGAGGGCTTCTTCATCGTAAGCCAGTTGCATGCTCCGGTTGAATCTTGAACAACACGCGCACTTCGTTGGGACCGCGGTATGGATAGCGCTCGACGCCCAGATATTTTTGCGCCAGCCGATCAATGTGCTGGTCGGCGCCCTCTTCAGTGATCTCAACGACGCGGCCTCTGACTTCCACATAGCGATAAGGATTATCTGGGTCTATCAACGAAACTGCAACGCGCCCGTCACGGCGCATGTTGCGATCTTTTTGTCGGCCTTTGGCCGTGTTGATGAGGATGTGCTGACCGTCGTAGTCGCACCAGACCGGTGAGACTTGTGGGCGACCGTCAGGCATGAGCGTAGCCAGATGAGCAAACGTTTTTTTGTCAAACAGGTCAAGGTAGTTTTCCAAAGCTGTTGGATACATCGTCAAAGTCCTCCTCTAAGAATGTGGCACAGGCGTTCCTGCCTGCGCTTCATTTTCATGCTTCGTGGCGTGCTGTTGTAGAGGGACGATTCCCTTAAGAAGGTGGCACAGGCATTCCTGCCTGTGCTCAATTTTCAGTTTCTCCCGCGTCGTTACCGGCGACATGAACAATCTCTCACTCATTTGAGAGCAGCAGGACGGACGCCGCTCATAACCGGACGAGCTGTGTGAGGTGACCGCAACGAAAAAGGCGACGATCACGATTGCGGACCTGAACCGAATGATCATGTTGTTCAATCCCTGAAATGAACCAGGCGCACATTCTATCTGCGGGCGCTGGAGCAGAGCAAGGTGTACACGGTTCCGTAGATCGTTTTAAGCGCGCCGGCGAAAGTTTTAGGCGAAAGGAGATTCAGCTTCCGCGTCCCTTTGCGCCTATGACGTTGAGGCAAAAAATCGCAGACGCCAACGTTGGAGCCGTTGCCCTCTCAATCTTGCTTGCGTGCCGTTGTGCACATGATTTTGGAGTGAACCAGCTATTGCTCTTAAAGGCTCCTGTGTCAATCTTGCTTGCGTCCTCGTCATGCGTCGCTCTATAGTGCCGACTAGCGACATGCAAGCTGGGAAGCACAGCCGGACAGCGGAAGCGATGGCCATTATTCGAGCGATGGAATATCGTGGCCAGGAACCTGCCAGGCGCATTTTGACAGACCCATGGGCAGAGCATTTCATTCAGAGTCATTTCGCTCGCCGATTGGTCACGCAGCGGCTCAGCGCGCGCCTGCTGTCGCTCCTGACGGGCCTTTGGATTCCTGGAGCGCAGGAATACGCGCTGGCGCGCGCGCGATTGGTAGATGACCTGACTCTGCAATTGGCCACACAGGGGCTTAGACAACTGGTGATTCTCGGCGCAGGATTCGATACGACCATCTTCCGATTGCAAGACAAGCTGCGTGGCGTGCGCGTGTTTGAGGTGGATCATCCGGCCACGCAACGCGTCAAAATGGCGGCGCTGAGCCGCATTGACACACCGGAGAATCTGCACTTCGTTCCGGTGGACTTTGAGAGCGAAAATATCGCTGAGCAATTGATGATGTCCGGATTTCAGCGGAAACGATTTTCGCTCTTCACATGGATGGGCGTGACATACTACCTGACGAATGAAGCCGTCGCTGAAACACTCACGCAACTGGCCGGCCTCTGCGCGCCGGGCAGTCATTTAATTCTGGATTTTGCCAGTGAAGCGGTGGTGGCCGGAGCAACAGGGGGCCGCGCCGCTCGCATCGGGCTGAAGCAAGCCCGATGGTTGGGTGAGCCTTTTCTGTTTGGGAGAGATTCGGCTCAAGCAATATCCGATCTGGCCGACTTCGGATTCGACCTCATCACCCTCTATGATCAGCGCAAGTTGCAAGAGCTCTACTGCCCGCGCGGGCGCGCGCCGGTTGATTTCATGTACATCGTGTGGTGTGTGCGCCGCGATTGAGCTGGGGGTTCTTGAGTCTGGTGGAATGAGTCGGTAGAATCTGGCCGCGCATGAATGAACTGCTCGAACTGCTGCGTCGCTACGGCTATCAATTGATTTTCGCGAACCTGTTTCTGGAGGCCATCGGACTGCCACTGCCGGCAGCGATCATCTTGCTCGCTGCCGGCGCGATGTGCGCCGTCGGCTGGTTCAACATCTACGGGGTGATGCTCACGGCCATCGTCGGCATGCTGCTGGGCGACGTGCTGATGTACTATCTGGGACGAACGACGGGCTGGGCCATACTGAGCCTGCTGTGCCGCATCTCGTTGAATCCCGAATCATGCATCATCAAATCGGCTCGGACGTTTTATCATCGTGGCAGAACGACATTGCTGTTTTGCAAATTCCTACCTGGCCTGAACACCGTTGCGCCGCCGCTGGCCGGCAGCCTCAACATGCGGCTCGGACAATTCGTCTCGTTTGACCTCATTGGGGTGACATTTTACATTTCGTTCTACACGCTGCTCGGATTCCTGTTCAGTCAACAATTGGAGCGCATCGGTCGAGGCTTCATGGAAGCGAAAATGATCGTCGCTGGGACGCTGATTACCGGCCTGGCAGGTTACGTCATCTATCGCCTGCGGCGTTACACAAAAGAACGCCTTTACCGC encodes the following:
- a CDS encoding glutamine--tRNA ligase/YqeY domain fusion protein, with translation MSAKEQTTPTDFIRQIIIEDIKSGKYGGRVHTRFPPEPNGYLHIGHAKSICLNFGVAEEFGGLCNLRFDDTNPTKEEREYVEAIKEDVRWLGFDWGDREYYASDYFEQLYEFAIQLIKDGKAYVDDLSAEEIRAYRGTLTEPGRESPYRNRSVEENLDLFERMRAGEFPDGARVLRAKIDMASGNLNMRDPVMYRILHASHHRTGDKWCIYPMYDFAHGQSDAIEGITHSLCTLEFEDHRPLYEWFLEALNLPHRPQQIEFARLNLSYTVMSKRKLLQLVQEGHVRGWDDPRMPTISGMRRRGYPPEAIRDFCNRIGVAKKENVVDVALLEHCVRDALNPCAPRVMGVLRPLRVVIDNYPADLVEEFECPYLPDGPTRMGTRRVPFSRVLYIERDDFREDPPKEFFRLAPGREVRLRWAYFIRCVDVVKDPETGQVVELHCTYDPASRGGQSPDGRKVKGTIHWVSVAHAQQVEVRLYDRLFLTPDPEAVPEGQSFTQNLNPRSLEVLTDCWVEPSLRGAPVGSRYQFERQGYFCVDPDSTADKLVFNRTVPLRDSWAKIEQRLNK
- a CDS encoding molybdopterin-dependent oxidoreductase codes for the protein MLRYAAPSLAQTTSSVTYRQFEDVYRKKWTWDKVVYGTHGTNCAGACAFKVYVKNGVVWREEQQAEYGASGDAPDYNPRGCQKGLCHSSYMYGKQRILYPMKRVGRRGEGKWQRISWAQACREIADRFIDVCMQYGPDSIGMGSGTQMVIKFGTLAAFSRFAAVTGISVPEYYSGVGDLPTGAYMTLGTPTVGDTIASVFKSKYILIWATNPAATRLPDAHFFWEAKYNGAQVIAICPEFNATAMHASRWLNPKPGTDLALVMAMIHTIIEEKAYQRDYLLEQTDLPFLVRTDNHKFLRQSDFSADGRPDVFYVWDERTGQPVKAPATGPADEATATLLLGDIRPSLEGRWNVQTLDGPVEVTTVFEIVKRKVAEQTPEWAAGITGLNAQVIRQIAREFAATKPAMIYTGYQACKWLHGDLIHRAMILMLSLTGNIGYEGSGLQILNSVKTDGLFGFAFAQIGPSFRMLSGTTWDYEKGNMKQLNEKVYGPELARMIESHYQTSIQRNWFPSYAKNGWKMGLFAGNGSPGWVASAAQWREHAFDKLETIVVLAPDMGFAAHHADYVLPIAHHYERVDMMFHARLPYIQVLDAAVPPLGESVDDWTAMYRLLAAISERAKKRRIQPIEDVVDGRTFKRDFTKYLDLYTMNGKVKSIRDVIQFVLDKTPGLPKLSVAELAAKGMVRVNGSDSTLWESPDSPFHTDMPDSVVRKRPYKTMTRRQQFYFDHEWFIKADETVPTYHAPLRLEGYPLRFIMGHARHGVHTMWRDHPLLLQLQRGEPDVYVNDQDAAQRGVADGDWIRVFSPSGEFIARAHLSSGIQPGMVYMYHGWDPMMFPTRHNFSSVICTAGLIKPTSLVGGYGHLGHRLLQFAPNQTYRDFTVNFEKYERPSTTRRK
- a CDS encoding PPOX class F420-dependent oxidoreductase, whose protein sequence is MYPTALENYLDLFDKKTFAHLATLMPDGRPQVSPVWCDYDGQHILINTAKGRQKDRNMRRDGRVAVSLIDPDNPYRYVEVRGRVVEITEEGADQHIDRLAQKYLGVERYPYRGPNEVRVLFKIQPEHATGLR
- a CDS encoding SAM-dependent methyltransferase, producing the protein MRRSIVPTSDMQAGKHSRTAEAMAIIRAMEYRGQEPARRILTDPWAEHFIQSHFARRLVTQRLSARLLSLLTGLWIPGAQEYALARARLVDDLTLQLATQGLRQLVILGAGFDTTIFRLQDKLRGVRVFEVDHPATQRVKMAALSRIDTPENLHFVPVDFESENIAEQLMMSGFQRKRFSLFTWMGVTYYLTNEAVAETLTQLAGLCAPGSHLILDFASEAVVAGATGGRAARIGLKQARWLGEPFLFGRDSAQAISDLADFGFDLITLYDQRKLQELYCPRGRAPVDFMYIVWCVRRD
- a CDS encoding 4Fe-4S dicluster domain-containing protein; its protein translation is MSRQIAMVLDLNKCIGCQACTVACKSLWTDGNGQQTMFWNNVETMPGPGYPRNWQQLGGGWEAGEVKFGDMPSKEDYGQPLTLNYDEVYRMGTDSYLHAKETMLWGPNWDEDTSSGVYPNNYHFYLPRLCNHCTNPACLEACPVKAIYKREEDGIVLVDQTKCRGMQLCVAACPYKKVYFNEFIGKSQKCIFCFPRLEQGEAPACARQCPGRLRFVGYLDDEAGPIYALVYKWKVALPLHEEYGTQPNVFYVPPLLPDTFDEQGRFSDKPRIPLEYLRSLFSPRVDHALATLKAEMSKRQRGEPSELMDLLIAKEWKSLFHIRTVKHTASS
- a CDS encoding VTT domain-containing protein, with the protein product MNELLELLRRYGYQLIFANLFLEAIGLPLPAAIILLAAGAMCAVGWFNIYGVMLTAIVGMLLGDVLMYYLGRTTGWAILSLLCRISLNPESCIIKSARTFYHRGRTTLLFCKFLPGLNTVAPPLAGSLNMRLGQFVSFDLIGVTFYISFYTLLGFLFSQQLERIGRGFMEAKMIVAGTLITGLAGYVIYRLRRYTKERLYRDVPRVSVHHLKRRMEQAGDQIAVYDARSHGYYEAQAVRIPGSKRLEPAFVMQMMPTLPRNKEMYLYCT
- a CDS encoding molecular chaperone TorD family protein, whose translation is METTSVAADLTVNASAQRATQARCLVYALFSQLTASPSETHPSDRWSSVNHWTDLMMKLGAELPYHVDFSELGRAARGLTDAEAEQLADEYAALFEIGSDGPPVPIREGLAEQHPWPAREEVARFYDFFGYTLQQPYQWQFDHLAVQLEFVHYLIYHEEHSEDVEEARSYQLAQCDFVLRHILSWYGQLHDGVMQHATSDYYKSLFAVLGHFLREDLAWQQARLHGGTHR